From Nerophis lumbriciformis linkage group LG11, RoL_Nlum_v2.1, whole genome shotgun sequence, one genomic window encodes:
- the tut1 gene encoding speckle targeted PIP5K1A-regulated poly(A) polymerase isoform X3, translated as MKGLKLRVKPREKKDFMYIPKKKTDLENLQQVLDRLKPKLCQLPSVNSQMQFVVERFQLGENEKKARGLLVQLLQEVFVEFFPDSQILPFGSSVNTFGIHSCDLDLFLDLENTKVFQARAKHTLEKSSSLQAAETMSDDGCSEDSILSDIDLSTASPAEVLDLVATILRRCVPSVHKVHVVSSARLPVVKFHHRELNLQGDITVNNRLAVRNTRFLQLCSGAEDRLRPLVYTIRYWAKQKQLAGNPSGPGPLLNNYALTLLVIFFLQNCEPPVLLTVDQLKDLACEEEECVIEGWNCTFPSQPIAVPPSGNTQDLCTLLADFFSFYAKFDFASSVISLREGCALPITDFLCHQEKIEEAKDEQKPIKPHQSGPRLGPLNVLDPFELSHNVAGNLNERSQRSFQKECQEAEKYCRSLQYLRKSTKGKSWGLVRLFTPHGASQAKPEELTISIPFKSAVLPEALRTQLHKAGDGFRLLWFEKVCASVERVFQSALRCHLASSVDCVFAEDSGAEMETSTTSLNTSVSDSQDSVESAENAAKTGAKRRLSSCSDASVSPQGKKPRISKRGKREPPHWLWVQKHVVWAGRRKVRRELIKETDSRPEGSCMEVESQVTLHIIEKEPELQNPLEFKVQPEMVGETESTKAVLRLEPCCDNAGVFQDFFHFLEAFLPKMVETLLEKEDGGA; from the exons GTGAATTCTCAGATGCAGTTTGTTGTGGAACGCTTCCAGCTTGGAGAGAATGAAAAGAAAGCCCGGGGCTTGCTGGTGCAACTTTTGCAGGAGGTCTTTGTGGAGTTTTTTCCAG ACAGTCAAATTCTTCCATTCGGCTCATCTGTCAACACTTTCGGTATCCATTCCTGCGACCTGGACCTGTTTCTAGACTTGGAGAACACCAAAGTCTTCCAGGCCCGAGCCAAGCATACCTTAGAGAAG TCTTCCTCGCTTCAGGCAGCTGAGACCATGTCAGATGATGGCTGCTCTGAGGACTCCATCCTTTCTGATATCGACCTGTCCACAGCGTCTCCCGCCGAGGTATTGGACCTGGTTGCAACCATTCTGAGACGCTGCGTGCCCAGCGTGCACAAAGTCCATGTGGTCAGTAGCGCTCGTCTCCCAGTGGTCAAGTTCCATCACCGTGAGCTCAACCTGCAGGGAGACATCACGGTCAACAACAG ACTCGCTGTTAGGAACACCCGCTTCCTCCAGCTCTGTTCCGGTGCAGAAGACAGACTGAGGCCTCTAGTGTACACCATTCGCTATTGGGCCAAACAGAAACAACTTGCAG GTAACCCCAGCGGCCCTGGTCCACTGCTCAACAACTACGCTTTAACACTTCTCGTCATCTTCTTCCTTCAAAACTGCGAGCCTCCTGTTCTCCTCACTGTGGACCAGCTCAAAGACTTGGCCT GTGAAGAAGAGGAATGTGTGATTGAGGGCTGGAATTGCACCTTCCCCAGTCAACCCATTGCTGTGCCACCTAGTGGAAACACACAAGATCTAT GCACACTCCTGGCGGATtttttctccttctatgccaagtTTGATTTTGCAAGCAGTGTCATATCTCTAAGGGAGGGGTGTGCACTCCCAATTACAGACTTCCTCTGCCACCAGGAAAAAATAGAGGAGGCCAAAGATGAGCAGAAACCCATCAAGCCCCATCAAAGTGGACCAAGACTGGGACCACTTAACGTTTTGGACCCCTTTGAGCTTTCCCACAATGTAGCAGGCAACCTGAacgagcgctcacagagaagcttCCAGAAGGAGTGCCAGGAGGCTGAGAAGTACTGCCGCAGCCTCCAGTACCTGCGCAAGTCCACAAAGGGAAAGTCGTGGGGGCTTGTGCGCTTGTTCACCCCCCACGGTGCCTCACAAGCCAAACCAGAGGAACTGACCATCAGCATTCCTTTCAAATCGGCTGTGCTCCCAGAAGCCCTCCGCACTCAGCTGCACAAGGCGGGAGATGGTTTCCGTCTGCTGTGGTTTGAGAAGGTGTGCGCCTCTGTAGAGCGAGTGTTTCAAAGCGCTCTGCGATGTCACCTCGCTTCCTCCGTGGATTGCGTCTTTGCAGAGGATTCAGGAGCCGAAATGGAGACCAGCACGACCTCCCTCAACACGTCAGTCAGTGACAGCCAGGACAGCGTTGAGTCCGCCGAGAACGCAGCCAAAACTGGCGCCAAGCGGCGACTGTCCTCTTGCAGCGATGCTTCAGTTTCCCCTCAAGGCAAAAAGCCAAGAATATCTAAAAGGGGCAAACGTGAGCCCCCCCATTGGCTGTGGGTGCAGAAACACGTGGTGTGGGCCGGCAGGAGGAAAGTGAGACGTGAACTCATCAAGGAGACGGACTCGAGGCCCGAAGGCAGCTGTATGGAGGTTGAGTCTCAGGTCACGTTGCACATCATCGAGAAAGAACCCGAGCTGCAGAACCCGCTGGAGTTCAAGGTTCAGCCCGAGATGGTGGGAGAGACCGAAAGCACAAAAGCAGTGTTGAGGTTAGAGCCATGTTGTGACAACGCTGGAGTTTTTCAGGACTTTTTCCATTTCCTGGAAGCTTTCCTCCCAAAGATGGTGGAGACACTGCTCGAGAAAGAAGATGGTGGAGCCTAA
- the pyyb gene encoding peptide YYb, whose protein sequence is MLKLCMMLATLLFCLLVFWSTFADAYPPKPESPGSNASPDDWAKYHAAVRHYVNLITRQRYGKRSTPEQAMAWLLFGADPSQDSEPHLDYNEW, encoded by the exons ATGCTGAAATTGTGCATGATGCTCGCCACGCTCCTCTTCTGCTTGTTGGTGTTTTGGAGCACCTTTGCCGACGCATACCCGCCCAAACCAGAGAGTCCCGGCAGCAATGCCTCCCCGGACGACTGGGCCAAGTACCACGCTGCTGTCAGGCACTATGTCAACCTAATCACCAGACAGAG ATATGGGAAGAGGTCTACCCCAGAACAGGCGATGGCTTGGCTGCTGTTTGGTGCTGATCCAAGCCAAGACTCCGAACCACA TTTGGATTATAACGAGTGGTAG